The genomic stretch aactattaataagccagcactctgtgatctgagtagtcgtgatggctcgtaatgggaaacaaggtcttgtaagtactcgggagcgagaccatgtagggctttatacgtcaacaaaaggattttataatcaatacggaatttaacaggcagccaatgaagtgatgatagcgctggactgatatgatcagatgttctagttttagtgaggaccctggctgcggcgttttggactagttggagtttgtttaaattcctgcttgtgcatcctgacagtagtgcgttacagtagtctagcctggaagtaataaaggcgtgtactagtgtttctgcatcacgaagggacagggcatttctgatcttggcgatgttgtgaagatgtagaaaagctgtcctagtgatgccgcctgtgtgttgatcgagtgataaatctgaatctattataacgccgagatttttagctaattttggacccagaaggagaacctctgttttgttactgtttaataggaggaagttgcgtgacatccagcctttcacgtcttttacacagtcctgcattttctttaacctgtattggtcatcaggcttggctgatatgtacagttgagtatcgtctgcataacaatgaaagttactgccatggttacttataactgtaacggtaacatgtatagagtaaatagtaatggtcctaatatagacccctgcggaactccaaatctcacttttgaataattggaagataaattgtttaccctaacaaactgataacgttctgatgggtaagatctgaaccatgatagggccgtccctgtgactccaaccatgttttctaacctttctaggagaatattgtggtctattgaatcaaaagccgcgctgaggtcaagtagcactaagagagatatgtagccttgatcagaggcaagaagaagatcatttgttatcttaactagagcgtctcagtgctgtggtgtggcctgaatccagattgatatttttcatatatatggttcttgtgtagatatgaactaagttgttgggccacagctttttctaagatcttagatataaacggtaagttagaaacaggcctgtaattagacaaaacggtgacatcaagatttggtttcttgatcaggggtttggTAACTGCtaatttaaaagctttgggaacatggcccagactaagggacgagtttacaatagttgagatagggtttataataactggcaggacttctttgagtaattttgatggaattgcatcgagtgtgcaggttgtgtagtttgcagaagagataatcttctctagttccagctgtgggagggggtgaaAAGGCTTTCCAGgcttttttctacagctgtgttttgttctatttgTGATTTGGGATTTGTGGTTCAGTACCCGCCTGATTTTTAGTGATtcgggaaatcacattaaacagaactctaggattatacttattattctcgatcagcgaggccagatacggtggtgcttgaaagtttgtgaaccctttagaattttctatattccTGCaaaaatttgacctaaaacctcagattttcacacaagtcctgaaagtagataaaaagaacccagttaaacaaatgacacaaatattatactggtcatttgtttattgaagaaaatgatccaatattacatatttttgagTGGCAAAAGTCTGTGAATGGGGCAATGGAGTGTGTGTATTGGATGTCGTAAAGGAGGTGACCTAGAGCCGGGTACGAAACGCCGCTGTACCAATCGGCGGTCCGTGGAGTTACTGATGCCACCGGGACGCACAGGTGAAGGCACGGGTGAAGCCCTTCAAGgaagggaaggaaagaaaggcAGGAATGTTAAACTAAGGAACGCTGGATCACAGGTGTACGGACTGAGCCTAATTAGTCCGTGGCTCCTCGTCTGGCAacaggcggtgcaggctgggcACCTTGCTGCCAGCTTTAACTGTGTTATGTGCAGTTTTTGATTGATTGGATTGGACGTTTAACAGAAAGATCTGTTTGGGTAAAATGACCACCTGTCACTGGACAGTGCAGTGTGAAGTCTCTGAGACGTGCAGCTGCAGATGGACTGGATGTCCTGTCCATTCTGCTGATCTACAGCGCTACACTAACCACAGCTGACATCATTGACAGCTTCACAGTCCTGGGTAGTGTGAACTCACTGGCTTCTCATCGTACATTCTCATCTCTATTCACTGTTtacttctgtttatttgtaaCTAAATCACCAGTATATAAATAACTCAAGTGATAAGATGTGTGCCCAAGTGCCGTCGCaccatttatggcattttgcagACATTCCTacccaaagcgacttacaatttgagcaTTTTCTTTATATGGGTAgacaaaggtggtgttaggagtcttgcccaaggacttttattggtatagtgtttgttgtgtgcccaggcggggattgaaccccagtctacagcatagaaagcagatgtgttgcccactacaccaaccaaccaccaccaCACCTTAAGCAAGTCCTTCAATACATAAAAAATCTATATTAAAACCCTCCAAATGATTAGTTTTGaggttgttttggtttaagatGTGGGGATGACACATATGATATGAAGCTATGATTGACAGCTCCTCCTGCCAGTAAAAATACTCAAGGAAGCTTTTGAAATGATCGTTTTGGTTATTATGTTATATAGAACATCAAGAGAGTCAACACGCTTTAGCTTGTACTAGTCAAAGTATTGTTTTATCCTTGTGAGACTACTGAGCGGTTTTTCCTTATGACACATCGTGTTTTTGACCTTCTGCCTGTTTTCTCCTGGACTGtgtttggatttgcccttttgTACTTCTGCCTGGTTTGTTGGACTCCTGGTTTTGACCCATCGCTTGTTTTGTGGACTCTGCTCTGATTTGCCCTTGTTTATGGTCTCCATTCTCactctgctgtgtttactgGAACTGACCCCTGCCTGAATCCTGACCCCTGCCTGAATCCCGACTATTCTCTGCATCCCTGATTTCTACAAGTAAAGCTTCACTTGTTTTCAAACCACAAGCGTCTGCTTTGCACGTTAcactggagaataagaggttaagacCTTCTCCCTCTCATGGGTTTTCGTCTCTGCACTCCTGTATCACATATGTagttgaaaatggtacaaacacaacatatcaagCTGGTAAATTCATGACTgagtataaagagcatctcagagaggcggagtctttcagaagtaaagaggaggagggtcaccactctgtgaaagactggaccatcaaatagagcaacaactcaagaagaacgtttctcaacataaaacagcaaagagcttctgctttccatcgtctgcggtgcagaacatcattaaagactcagagaatctggagaaatctctgtctgtgagggacgaggctgaacaccagtatctgctggccgtgatctttgggccctcaggcagcactgaattaaaaacagacatgattctgtagtggaaatcactgcataggctcagaaacacttctgaaaaccactgtctgtgaacacagttcatcactgcatccacaaacgctgttaaactctaaaacacaaagaagaacccaaatataaacaggatccagaaacgctgccaccttctctgggcctgagctcgtCTTTTTCATCTGAGctcgtctttttcagggacggccttgattatttcagcaagacaacgtcAAACTactttctgcatgtattacagcagcattgctctgtattgaGAGttactaaactgacctgcctgcagtccagacctgaaccACTTTTTCATGAAAAAGGCTTCAGTTTCCTAGAGAACATAAAGATTTGTCTTTAGTAACAGCCAAGACACCACAGATCGCACAAAGTCAGATTTATTCAGCTAAAAGCTCATTGGTACAAAATCAAGCGATGTGGAGGAAAAATCAGCTTCCACAGGAATGAAGATCAAATTCTAATCAAAAGTTTTGTGACAACCTCTACAAAAGCAGATCTTCTGGAAGCAGCTTTGGAAACAGGTTATTTACATTGACATTCAGATTACAGTAACACAGAACTGTGAAACTCAGAGACATTAACTGTCATTAATTTCCAagagtcattaagtacaagttcatttgttttgcatcagGAAAGTAACAaaccttttattacagcttctatacTGGCGTTCTTAAaccaatggactgaccaccccacagtccagacctcagcatcactgaatgtgtttgatttacTTTAGAAAATGACCAGctgaagactgaactttggaggtgtgtctgcagactCTCtaaggagctgaaagtgagtctcttgaaaagaatggaagctggaatgaaggtaaaGGGTGACTCACTGACCGCCTCACATAGCTGGGAGTAGATTTGATTAAATATGTTAAGTCTCTGCATTTTCACAGTCCTGAACATGGTCGGATCTGCACAAACTCAGAAGAGGTTCAGAAGTACAGTGAAGCCAGAACAGAGTGTAATAATGTAGATCTTCACAGAGAGAACAGATGCTGCAGAGGACGCAGGGATCTCATGCTCAGGTGCTGCTGTGTCATACTGTGGTACGTTATCTCTAAAATAATCTTCATGATCCTCACGATAACGTCTACGACTTAGAAAATGTCGACAATGTCTAGGACTTAAATGTCGTGGTCTGATTTCACACACCCAGCCCTGCATTCCCTCTGCATTTCCTGGGGTTTCTTCATCTGGTGGACAATGACGGAAGGTCTCATTCAAGGGTCCAGTCGTATCACTATCCTGAAGATAAAACATGCACAGTTTActagaaaatgtcatttcaccTTTTACTATCCTCacatatgtttacattaatGTCCTCAATTTAATTTCTCATCTGGTGTGAATCAGCCAGTTAGATCACATCACTGGATGTCCTGTGGTGAAACTAATCGAGCTgatcagggcttcagtcctcaTCATTACATCTGTCATCAATGAGGTCAATAATATCTCACCATATTCACCCACAGCTTCCTCCCATTTGCCTGAGACAGAATCCAGagctgtaaacacaaacacacatagcaATGTTTTAGTTAGAAGCCTCTCTACTCAGTCTGAGGggccccaagccgctcccaggccaacttggagatgtaatcccttcAGATCAAATGCCCGAGCCACCTCAgctggttcctttcagtggggaagagtagcggctctactctgagctcctcccagaaggccgagctcctcaccctatcaaatagtgtagctgccaccctgcgaagaggctcatttccgccgctcgtattcatgatctcattctttcggtcgttacccacagctcatgaccacaggtgagggtcaggatgtagaccgaccggtaaacagagagctttgccttatggctccgctccctcttcaccactacagtccggtacagtgaccgcattactgctgccgcctgtcccagcctgcggccgatctcaccgTCCCTCTTCCCATCCCTCGtcaacaagaccctgagatacttgaactccacTTGGGggaagtcctttccccttacttGGGGTGGGCTTGCCAACTTTTTCCAGGCCAAGACCatggaggtgctgatctgcataccaactgcttcacaaGTTGGATGCAAACAgctccagtgagcactggaggCAACCATGTGACCCCACTTGttcatgaatatcatgaacaggagtggagacagggcacaaccctggcagagtccaacgCTGAAAAAGCTGTGAAAAGCTTGTGAAAAGCTGGTCTAATGTTCCATGACTGGGATGGAATCCttattgttcctcctcaatctgaggttcaaatGTTGGTtgaagtctcctttccagcaccttggcatataggcagtgggagataGTGGGGGAGGCCCTTTGTGGCATTGGCCCCTGTGTCAGAAACTGGAATTTAACCTCACTGGGGGTAAGGAACCAGAGCTTGTGTAGGAGGTTTAGAGGTATCAagtagatatagttgggctcacctccacccacagtgttggctctggaaccaaactcctcgACGGGGGTTGGTCTCTTTCCTACCCAGGGGTTGCACAGGTTGAGAGGAGCTGGgtgggtgtggggatactcgcaagtccccggctggcagccatgcagttggagtttgtcccagtggacgagagggtagacTCCAATTAATCTTccgggaaggctttccacaagggttaggagcgtgtttatgggaatttcttccagaagcacatttgtgaggtcagacactgatgttggacgagaaggcctggctcacagtctccattctaacacgtctccactgctctagagtccagtggcggcgctttacaccactgcattccacgctttgcattgtgcttggtgatgtaaggcttggatgcagctgctccgccatggaaacccattccataaaGCTATCTACACtgtttttggttttatacacctgtggccatggaagtggttggaacacctgaattcattgatttggatgggtgactgaatacttttggaaatatagtgtatctggaAATGCATTAACTTATGTTGTCAGTGCTCTCATAATAGGGAAATTAGAcatcgactagatttaagaaTTCACTTGCCTCGTGATCAGGATTTGCAGGGTGGTGAAAAGATTCATCGAGAAATATCCAGTGATCAAATCTATCCCTGCCTGAAGTGGTGGCAATTTCGGAGTTTCTATCTTTACAGAACTTCAGGGCCTCGCTGCAGTTCCCCTCAGCCTCCCAGAACAGATAAAACACATCGTCGTGGAGACGCCacagctcctctctctcactgtccttacctaaaactcacacagacacacacagatcatCTGACATGCAGAGTTATTAGTGCATTTATtgcccagcaaaacaccaaTGATAACtgctctgtggtttaattcctgaTCTGTGTTTACTTGGAATAAATGCTGTTTGGTGAAGTTACTCACAGTTGTCATGAAGTGCTTCACACAACACTCAACATCTCTTTCTATTATtgaaagtgattccaaacttctgggcacaaataaaagataaaatgtcAAAGTTCTAAAagattttatcttttatctcaTGGTTTTACCACCAAtgggttaaataaaaaaaaggctgTGATGAGAACTCAAGTTAGAATGTTGAAAAgaatcgtgtgtgtgtgtgtgcgtgtgtgtgtgtgtgtgtgtgtgtgtgtggctcacCAGAGGCTTTCGTTTCCTTTACATCAGCACTTTGTGGTTCTGGCTTGTTCACTTCAGCACTTTGTAATTGATTTGCAGCTACATAAAAAAAGGAAGGAATAATTACACACATCAAAGCACCAggacttttttttacttctttctaaataaatatagaaaataaaatgacttcattaattttcaacattaaatattcCTGAGAAAAATGTCTGGCTCATTAAAGGTTGGTCATTAGGAAAAAAATTCCTTTGATTTTAGCACAGCTGGATATTAGGATTCTTTAAGAAGAAGAAACTTTTCAAAACAATGCTATTCTGAAACATCAGTACTGTTGAAAATCCAGCAAAATCCCCCACAACTCATCCTGGTGAGCTCACTTTAGCACACAGCTCGACGCACAAACAATATCTCTATGAATTTTAGATATTTTCCTATTAATCTGTTTTCTGATGCTCTTTAAACATCAGGGTCAAGTTGATCTGTGAAGATGATGTTTTATTTGGTCCATCAGaaggttttaaaacatttaatctaGAAAACACTGTTGATATGAACATGCATTCTGAGGGCTAATAAAGTAAAGATTTGGCTTTACTAAACTTTCAGCTAAAGTTTCCTTTATCATGTAAACAAGAGGTGCAAATTCAAGTACtagatcatttattttaaactggcTCAATGTTCTGTTAACTAAACTGTACAATAGGTTTTAGATATTAAACAGATAAAGGATGTAAAATTAGTAAATCAGAAATTCCTCCATTtagccagtaagtggaagtggTAAGAACCCACTAGAACCACTGGAAGAATCTCTGCCTTTTCTTTTGGCTTATGGATGATAAACAGATATCAgtcattgctgttggaacaaaatcttgtatctccaaaaccgtaacttttacagcagaaggaaaaaacctactttacttttaatgtaagtcaatggaaccagaattttttcggAGGCATTTTAAGacctttcttttggtccattcatcatgaaatttatatacaatgtGAAGACTGACAGAAATGtccaaattatggcaaaaactgaaaaatggaaaacaatggAGACATTAGGTTTTGGTTTCGACTGGATGCCGTACAATACTGCTTAAACTGCATGAACGTCTGTGACATGATCTATGCAAATGAATCAATGTAGTGACTGTACCTATTCAGATTGAAATGGAATCTGTCCAATAAAACGTGTAGAAAAATAAAGTCATCTGCATAATTTCAGCACAAATTTTATGATTgtaccaacagaaatgctccaaactcacttggaataaaagctCTTCACACTGACCTCGTGACAAAAATGTGAATATAGTTTAACTCACTGAAGATTCCGATCAATATCAGGATGACGATCAATAGCAGAGTGTTGAAGACCATCAGCACAGTCTTTATCCTGCAGCCCCTCACTGGCTCTGTtagagatggacagaggaaaTGTCCAGCAGCTCATCAGTGACCGTGAGACTGATTTTAATGCTAATTCTTTGCTGGGTTGAAGGTTCTGTGGGTTCTCACCGTGTGTTGGGTTTGGGTTCTTCACTGGAGGAGGATGGTGGAGAGTCTGGTACACGTCCTCCGTCTTCACGCACTCAGACATCTCCATCCTGCTCCCCGACGGCGCGTCCTCATAAACAttcatctacagcacaaacGTCCCACCTGTCTGTTATCAGTGAAGTCAGTCAGGCTGCAGTACAGAGCAATGATAGGGTACCAACCTTTCAGCGTTAACTGACCACGGACCGTCCTCAGCTGAGTctgtggagagacagagaaaggaacACAAGTTATTTTTGGACAGATTTTCTCAACAGCCAGTGTGAGTCATTGTGGTTAGAACACAGAGGAAATGTTCTAACCTGTTTCATGTCATTGAATGTGCTCTGGTGGTCCACCCTGGACACTGAGAACTTGGCTCTAACTGAAAACATCAAGGTTTTGCAACCACTTGCTTCTGTGACAGGTCCACCATGGTCTTCACCAGGGGCTTCATCAACAAATCCTGAAACCAGTTGTTTGTAAACCCCCTGACTGTGTGTAGAGCCCCCTGCTGGTTAGTGTTATTTCTAGTAAGCTTATTATGAGGTGCAAAAACTCCAAATAATATTCAGCAATTTCAGTATAAGTGATGGAATGATTGGCATCTAAGGTCTCTGTGGAAAATGGACACAATGTTTATAATGTCTCAGTCAGAGTGATATTGTGTTGATAGTGTTATTTTAGCCATGGCAAGTTTGATATTAGTTTGATATTCTTGACGGCTTGTGGTTTCTCTAGTCTGCCAAAGATATATGCTACTTGCAGTGACCTGTCCAGTTAAAAATATGTATGCGAAGCAGCTCGAGCATTTATCACCTCTCATGTTCTAAACAAAGAAAGAGTGGCATGTACAGAACATTTCTGTTCAGCACGTCTCTGGTGAGGACGAGGGTAGATTTCGAGTCACCtactaaactgacccacatgcacCAAAGATCAGAGCATCATGCTGCTTCaaggctcatccagaggtaaacaatcacaactgccaacgaaTGGCAGTCGCTCccagaggatcagcttcatcttcaccagcttcACAGGAGCCATCAGGAAGCtacactgactgacagctgggcctATCACCCAGACTGTGTTCTCTTGACGCTGGAGCCTCTTGCTCCAACAGCTGCGTTCTGACATGACTCTTCGAACACAGACGTCTGGATTCACGTCTGATTTTTCTCAGCAGAATGAAATTGTGATGAATATGAAGTTAGATTAATGTAATTCCAGTCTGGCAGGTCAGGCTGAGTCGCATCGCAGCAAATCTGATGCAtattggatttcagtaccacacatgaaagcgtctcaaatcagaactgaaaatgtgtttgtctgttcccactgacacacagacactcatctGTTTCACAGGaggaagatcagatttgggccacttttacctgctgtgggAGCAAAGCCTTTATTATTTCCATGCTGTGGGAACGATACGAGTCTGTGAACACAGCAAAGTGCTGACCTGCACTGAGGAAAGCATGATCTGGCGTTGAGCTCTCGTTTAGTGTGGATCATCTTAAAAATGCTTCCAAGGCAAACTGAACCAGGATTCACTTCCAAGCGGACCGACCCGACGACTTTTAATGAACGATAGTTCAGCTCTTTGGAGTGAACCTGAATACAAGTTCACACCTGGTTAACAAAAAGGACTAGAGAAAAAGTTGGTAGGTCCGCACCAAATGAGGTAGGTGTGAAAGCGCTTTGACCCTTTAAGTTGGTGGTCTGTGCAGTTTGGGGACAGCGGAGGGTTTTGTTTTCCAGTGTAAGCATCCTggtacattcacattacaagcctcattgctcaaatctgatctctgacatgatggttcgctctcgtttaggtcagtgattcaaatcggtcattaatgtgatgaaccggctcctgaactgaccctcatgagctcctcctactcagtgacgtcacgtgactgaatcactgcatcatcagcacaaactaacgagcagaacgagcttcgctgagaagatcattaactctgatcagctctcagcttcattattagagccagacggaggagaaaaaggcgagatgagctgcttttccaccgtttacaggctgtgacgtctgttcggcgctgctgccatggtaacgctgaatgatggagcaGCGCAGTGGATTAAAAAGTCTATGAATttcgatctgagcgtcacattaaggtcacatgaacacaaatcggatacgtatccgatctaggaccacaaaGTGACTTGGATTTGCAaggatcagatttgtgtccacacagccctgaaaacaccagatcttaGTCcaattagggcaaaaaatcagatttgcttgacttcagcctggtaatgtgaacgtagccttaaaGTGGTGTGGCTGCTGCACTCAAAGCttcaagtctgttttttttccaccatgTCATGAATACAAACCCTGCTCATCATGCTGCTTTCAAAATGGGTTTGAAGCGGATTAACAGAGAAATAGTTTGTCGTGATGGGTGGTGTTGTGCAGTCATAAACTTGGGTAAGTCAAAGTAATAGTGACCCTACTGTTCAAACCAGTGAGCTATGCTGAATGGGCAATATGCTGTGGTCATGTGATCAGGCTGGCTGTATGTTGTTGGAACCGTGGGGAGCTGTACACAGAGTGGTGTTTACACCCATGAGCACTAACTCAATGTCAGAAGGTGCACATGGTGTGTAATCCTGTAAAACGTTTAGCCAACAGAGACTTATTTCCCATTGATAGTGTAATTTGTAAATTTTATAATTCAacgtttattttgtttgtttttcggTGTTTGAAGCTGAAAAGGAGAGTAGTAAACATTTGTTAGACCTCAGTAGGATGACTGG from Pygocentrus nattereri isolate fPygNat1 chromosome 23, fPygNat1.pri, whole genome shotgun sequence encodes the following:
- the LOC119262274 gene encoding uncharacterized protein LOC119262274, producing the protein MNVYEDAPSGSRMEMSECVKTEDVYQTLHHPPPVKNPNPTHEPVRGCRIKTVLMVFNTLLLIVILILIGIFTANQLQSAEVNKPEPQSADVKETKASGKDSEREELWRLHDDVFYLFWEAEGNCSEALKFCKDRNSEIATTSGRDRFDHWIFLDESFHHPANPDHEGPMPQRASPTISHCLYAKVLERRLQPTFEPQIEEEQ